Proteins from a single region of Phycisphaeraceae bacterium D3-23:
- a CDS encoding CBS domain-containing protein, translated as MIDLLPKEQRIEKVQHNEPVGAAIERMSDNEYSQVPVERNGEIIGLFSWRSFGIYAGERMDESALKATPVVECLAKAKFLPPDAYIDTEVEWTDQDCVLVGSPGEMIGLLAIYDVVGRLQDFGESFFLIHEVEHLLRDMLTDAVGDEVLVDMISKMTVPPGMKTQPTALTDLTFSMYGSLACSKKRWPNFESMFLGDRNAMIDTIDRVATIRNVVFHFKRPVMASDVDELRRFRDKLHQQRAAFFRRSALDT; from the coding sequence GTGATCGATCTACTCCCAAAGGAGCAGCGGATTGAGAAGGTTCAACACAATGAACCGGTCGGTGCCGCCATTGAACGGATGTCGGATAACGAATACTCACAAGTACCCGTTGAACGTAACGGGGAGATCATTGGTCTGTTCTCGTGGCGCTCATTTGGGATTTACGCGGGCGAACGTATGGATGAATCCGCATTGAAGGCGACGCCTGTTGTAGAGTGTCTCGCCAAGGCAAAATTCCTTCCGCCAGATGCATACATTGATACCGAGGTCGAATGGACAGACCAAGATTGCGTGCTTGTAGGCTCCCCTGGGGAGATGATCGGTCTACTGGCTATCTATGACGTGGTTGGGCGGTTGCAGGATTTTGGCGAGTCTTTCTTCCTCATCCATGAAGTTGAGCATCTCCTACGTGATATGTTGACGGATGCAGTAGGTGATGAAGTGCTGGTGGACATGATCTCGAAGATGACTGTGCCGCCGGGCATGAAGACGCAGCCGACAGCACTAACAGACCTCACGTTCTCCATGTACGGCAGCTTGGCGTGCAGCAAGAAACGCTGGCCAAATTTTGAGTCCATGTTTCTAGGTGACCGCAATGCAATGATCGATACGATCGATCGAGTTGCCACGATCCGCAATGTCGTTTTTCACTTTAAACGCCCGGTCATGGCTAGTGATGTCGATGAGCTCAGGCGATTCCGAGACAAGCTGCACCAACAGCGTGCGGCATTCTTTCGTAGATCAGCTCTTGACACTTGA
- a CDS encoding recombinase family protein codes for MIDPNNRNLLEGLRYLCWVRCSTLGQADTSIEDQINFIQAFAQSAGMVWVDDVILDGVSGQSPKVMAMVDQIVQRKREHNDFDVVLVHDLSRLTRRGVTDGGKIEWEFRNAGIELISVADGVQDGEHAEIMRSFKHFASEKQSIDISRSTTRGSMTALQRGKRPHAQTAPYGTDKLVLGPDDKPRFILHLLPDGYQQKLAYPGRELIEIYGRKPCGASAHYRLQHGENFDFIPGDPAEIDTINNIYNWKFREGINAHSIAKRLNDQEILSPRGNLWHANTIEKMLSNPTYLGGGYSNTMTTGRFFKRGRNGPLPTHRTAQELAMNQPPRRYRPEEDWERRELVHLTEFIRDKEVRAMAARYHEEARERQLGKRPKRIKSTKPKHQSKFFLTDRLTCAKTGLKLRGYAPSKGKSYRYYGVGKGRAYPKTEAIAPTQLLPAAPVELLVLTQLRKVLLHAPALRQEIRSQAHRLFTEQTPVDLDVQKLEAERDQLDQQMSLLVDMMPSMGREAADAKAKELSTKRKAIERQLQAAAPKATPTPADLDRAVEHIIQTLTDSEEWVRQHHMPAVKQLLDLLLARCDVDLETRLVQIEFRLPKWVLESPERICLTTTRDSTGWREADWMDSILLRRGMVLIGADSAHGVMKKG; via the coding sequence ATGATTGATCCTAACAACCGCAACCTTCTGGAGGGGTTACGTTACCTGTGCTGGGTCCGCTGCAGCACGCTCGGCCAGGCAGACACGAGCATCGAAGACCAGATCAACTTCATCCAGGCCTTTGCCCAGAGCGCCGGGATGGTCTGGGTCGATGATGTCATCCTCGATGGCGTCTCTGGGCAGAGCCCAAAGGTCATGGCGATGGTCGATCAGATCGTCCAACGCAAGCGAGAGCACAACGATTTTGATGTCGTCCTCGTCCACGACCTGTCCCGCCTGACCCGTAGGGGGGTCACCGATGGCGGCAAGATCGAATGGGAGTTCCGCAACGCGGGGATCGAACTGATCTCCGTGGCCGACGGCGTTCAGGACGGGGAACACGCCGAGATCATGCGCAGCTTCAAGCACTTCGCTTCTGAAAAGCAGAGCATAGACATCTCCCGGTCGACAACCCGGGGCTCCATGACGGCGCTGCAACGCGGCAAACGCCCCCATGCCCAGACCGCTCCTTACGGGACCGACAAACTGGTGCTCGGCCCCGACGACAAGCCACGCTTCATCCTCCATCTCCTGCCCGATGGCTATCAGCAAAAGCTCGCCTATCCCGGGCGCGAGCTGATCGAGATCTATGGACGCAAGCCCTGCGGCGCGTCGGCGCACTACCGGCTTCAACACGGCGAGAACTTCGACTTCATCCCCGGCGATCCGGCCGAGATCGATACGATCAACAACATCTACAACTGGAAGTTCCGCGAAGGCATCAATGCCCACAGCATCGCCAAGCGGCTCAACGACCAAGAAATCCTGTCGCCGCGCGGCAATCTCTGGCACGCCAACACGATCGAGAAGATGCTCAGCAACCCGACCTACCTCGGCGGCGGGTACAGCAATACCATGACGACCGGCCGGTTCTTCAAGCGCGGCCGCAACGGCCCGCTGCCGACCCACCGCACAGCCCAGGAGTTGGCGATGAATCAGCCGCCCCGCCGCTACCGGCCGGAGGAAGACTGGGAGCGCCGGGAGCTGGTACACCTGACAGAGTTCATCCGGGACAAAGAAGTCCGGGCCATGGCAGCGCGGTATCACGAAGAGGCACGCGAGCGACAACTCGGCAAGCGGCCCAAGCGGATCAAGTCCACCAAGCCCAAGCACCAGTCGAAGTTCTTCCTGACCGACCGACTCACCTGTGCCAAGACCGGCCTGAAGCTGCGCGGCTATGCGCCATCCAAAGGCAAGAGCTACAGGTACTACGGCGTTGGCAAGGGCCGTGCCTACCCCAAGACCGAGGCGATTGCGCCAACACAACTTCTCCCCGCCGCCCCAGTCGAGCTGCTGGTCCTGACCCAGCTCCGTAAAGTCTTACTGCACGCCCCCGCCCTTAGGCAGGAGATCAGGTCTCAGGCACACCGGCTGTTCACCGAGCAAACTCCGGTCGATCTCGATGTTCAGAAACTGGAAGCCGAGCGGGATCAACTCGATCAACAGATGTCACTGCTGGTTGACATGATGCCATCGATGGGTCGCGAAGCCGCCGACGCCAAGGCCAAGGAACTCAGCACCAAACGGAAAGCCATCGAGCGGCAACTCCAGGCAGCAGCACCCAAGGCGACCCCCACCCCCGCCGATCTCGACCGCGCCGTCGAACACATCATCCAGACACTAACCGACAGCGAGGAATGGGTCCGCCAGCACCACATGCCCGCCGTCAAGCAGCTGCTCGACCTTCTGCTCGCGCGCTGCGACGTCGATCTGGAGACAAGACTCGTCCAGATCGAGTTCCGCCTCCCAAAATGGGTCCTGGAGAGCCCTGAACGCATCTGCCTGACCACCACCCGTGATTCCACGGGTTGGCGCGAGGCAGACTGGATGGACAGCATCCTGCTGCGGCGCGGCATGGTTCTGATCGGTGCGGATAGCGCTCACGGCGTCATGAAGAAGGGTTAG
- a CDS encoding site-specific integrase produces MKWVNSTEVPGTDPVVTIGKPVSGKNGKPGRYYHARWTVARKPHTRTLRTGNKQEACRRVIEMQAREQRGEPDLFAKSISVEAGLDEFLAVCRDRGLGPKSLSKYDLVVRGVKDSLRERLGMPANQFGEREFWQYRRVMKDAGLKDKTIYDRLIVVKQAFNYMERVGLIPRTPLKAIKMSKPESDAQPVFTPEQVAAILARATAYERPIYKFLAYTGCRYGEARDVLWSDIDFERGASGFVLISKGGSAGRTKDKESRRIPIHAELKTALMKLDHIGDRVFHGIPSPRYPLGTMPISAPMLLRRVKEICTEAGFENPRQYKLHTFRHFFASMHARAGTSYKYALELMGHSDSRVLDLYYHMYDEDLEKSIEAIRIPPLTDGRAA; encoded by the coding sequence ATGAAGTGGGTTAACAGCACCGAGGTCCCGGGCACCGACCCGGTCGTGACGATCGGCAAGCCGGTCTCGGGCAAGAATGGGAAGCCCGGGCGGTACTACCACGCGCGGTGGACGGTGGCGCGGAAGCCGCATACCCGAACGCTGCGGACCGGGAACAAACAGGAGGCCTGCCGACGGGTGATCGAGATGCAGGCCAGGGAGCAGCGCGGCGAGCCGGACCTGTTCGCTAAGTCGATCAGCGTCGAGGCCGGGCTGGACGAGTTCCTCGCGGTCTGCCGCGACAGGGGGCTGGGCCCCAAGTCGCTGTCGAAGTACGACCTCGTGGTCCGTGGAGTCAAGGACTCACTCCGCGAGCGCCTCGGAATGCCTGCGAACCAGTTCGGCGAGCGGGAGTTCTGGCAGTACCGCAGAGTGATGAAGGACGCGGGGCTCAAGGACAAGACCATCTACGACCGGCTCATCGTCGTGAAGCAGGCGTTCAACTATATGGAGCGCGTCGGCTTGATCCCACGCACGCCGCTCAAGGCGATCAAGATGTCCAAACCCGAGTCGGACGCCCAGCCCGTCTTCACGCCGGAGCAGGTCGCGGCCATCCTCGCCCGTGCCACGGCGTACGAGCGCCCCATCTACAAGTTCCTGGCCTACACCGGCTGCCGGTATGGCGAGGCGCGGGACGTGCTGTGGTCCGACATCGACTTTGAGCGCGGCGCGTCGGGCTTCGTGCTCATCAGCAAGGGCGGCTCGGCCGGTCGCACCAAGGACAAGGAGTCGCGGCGGATCCCGATCCACGCCGAACTCAAGACGGCGTTGATGAAGCTCGATCACATCGGCGACCGTGTTTTTCACGGCATCCCTTCTCCACGGTACCCGCTCGGCACGATGCCGATCAGCGCACCCATGCTGCTCCGCCGCGTGAAAGAGATCTGCACCGAGGCGGGATTCGAGAACCCCAGGCAATACAAGCTACATACCTTCCGGCACTTCTTCGCCTCGATGCACGCCCGCGCGGGCACGAGCTACAAGTACGCGCTGGAGCTGATGGGCCACAGCGACAGCCGTGTGTTGGACCTCTACTACCACATGTACGACGAGGACTTGGAGAAGTCGATCGAGGCGATCAGGATCCCGCCATTGACCGACGGCCGCGCGGCGTAG
- a CDS encoding DUF4263 domain-containing protein: MPRVLVEYVANAHDADADSCEITCDTKRIETERKSMRSAYKNEKEQHQLGKRDTPPLALAHQELPEDIQIIIKDDGDGMSQDDLDNKFLVAGRRRRKEPTDGDPARTPKGRLIMGRKGLGKFAGFGVAKHISVISKKEDESWATQITLDFDQIRQSGDISEIKIPAVRLDDGGGIRKKGTVIVLSRLLFEPVKSRAGTIVGQIAEHFEFIRKQEFLVRFNGGEIQPIKRSLAFAYPEDASLKNTDLVKHDLDTEDGAITFNYRIRFTGDKDALPAQRRGVRVYAHRRLAAAPSLLDADTNMHGFRMTDYLDGVLEADFIDDQEADYIATDRQSLRWETPLLEPLREFLSKEIKAACAAYQKHRDDVTPNAVKSDVYTQGLLSKYSLSGKDKTLGLRIASSLASSCKQGIDDPIYKGKLEPIIQGVGHGNILTTITDLANEQHPALNRVAVEIARLTKDELERSVGYARARLKGIEALEKIVGDQSFKEKQNEKEIQKLLENSPWLIDPTYAHMLSGDTQYKETIDRLARSLGISNYAPLGSENDAKRPDLVFLNGNMGLGKIVIIELKSANTPLIDEHLQQLKGYRQLAKQWLRDHQLGHVKVEGHLIGSVAEPTSKAKGVLVLNAEIEEAGPNTPWSVRDYTEVLTGTKAAHIELITAHEASEADATSQEENSDDAASTASADGTSNSTA, from the coding sequence TTGCCACGAGTCCTCGTTGAGTATGTTGCCAACGCACATGATGCTGATGCCGACTCATGCGAGATAACATGTGATACAAAGCGTATTGAGACTGAGCGCAAGTCGATGCGGAGCGCTTACAAGAATGAAAAGGAGCAGCATCAACTCGGAAAGCGAGATACTCCTCCTCTTGCTCTGGCTCATCAAGAACTTCCCGAAGACATCCAAATCATCATCAAAGATGATGGCGATGGCATGTCGCAAGATGACCTTGATAATAAGTTCTTAGTCGCTGGCCGTCGCCGACGCAAGGAACCCACTGACGGGGATCCAGCTCGAACGCCTAAGGGCCGACTTATCATGGGTCGGAAGGGGTTGGGCAAGTTCGCAGGATTTGGCGTTGCGAAGCATATCTCCGTCATTTCCAAAAAAGAGGACGAGAGTTGGGCAACTCAGATCACTCTAGATTTCGATCAGATACGCCAATCAGGAGACATCTCAGAGATCAAGATTCCAGCGGTCAGACTGGATGATGGTGGTGGTATAAGGAAAAAGGGGACAGTCATTGTCTTGTCTAGACTCTTGTTTGAACCTGTAAAAAGTCGTGCTGGGACAATTGTGGGCCAAATTGCTGAACATTTTGAGTTTATCAGAAAGCAAGAGTTTTTGGTCAGATTCAATGGCGGAGAAATTCAGCCGATCAAACGATCACTAGCTTTTGCTTACCCTGAAGATGCCTCGCTTAAAAATACCGATCTCGTGAAGCATGACCTTGATACAGAAGATGGAGCGATTACATTTAACTACCGCATCCGTTTTACTGGCGACAAGGATGCGTTACCTGCTCAGCGCCGAGGTGTTAGGGTCTATGCTCACCGAAGGTTGGCTGCTGCCCCTTCGTTGCTAGATGCAGACACAAACATGCATGGCTTTCGGATGACGGATTATCTAGATGGCGTATTGGAGGCCGATTTTATTGATGATCAAGAAGCCGATTACATCGCCACCGACAGGCAGAGTTTGAGATGGGAGACGCCACTTTTAGAGCCTCTCAGAGAATTCTTAAGCAAGGAGATAAAAGCTGCCTGCGCGGCCTATCAGAAGCATCGTGACGATGTAACTCCTAACGCAGTAAAAAGCGATGTCTATACTCAAGGACTTCTCTCGAAATACAGCCTTTCTGGGAAAGATAAAACATTAGGTTTGCGCATCGCATCTTCTCTTGCTTCATCTTGCAAGCAAGGGATCGACGACCCAATATACAAGGGGAAACTGGAACCCATTATTCAGGGGGTTGGGCATGGGAACATTCTTACGACAATTACAGATCTCGCCAATGAACAGCATCCCGCCCTAAACCGAGTTGCAGTTGAGATAGCTCGTCTTACGAAGGATGAACTAGAGAGATCCGTCGGCTACGCTAGGGCAAGGCTCAAAGGCATAGAAGCATTAGAAAAAATTGTTGGAGATCAATCTTTCAAGGAAAAACAAAATGAAAAGGAAATACAAAAACTATTAGAAAATTCACCGTGGCTGATTGACCCGACTTATGCCCATATGCTCTCAGGAGATACGCAATATAAAGAAACGATTGATCGTTTAGCAAGGTCGCTCGGTATCTCAAACTATGCCCCTCTTGGATCGGAGAATGATGCGAAACGTCCAGATCTTGTCTTTCTCAATGGAAACATGGGGCTTGGTAAGATTGTCATTATAGAACTCAAATCTGCAAACACACCATTGATTGACGAACATTTACAGCAGCTCAAGGGATATCGGCAACTAGCAAAACAGTGGCTGCGAGATCATCAACTGGGACATGTCAAGGTTGAAGGCCATCTGATTGGTTCTGTTGCAGAGCCGACATCAAAAGCAAAAGGAGTTCTTGTCCTTAATGCTGAAATCGAGGAAGCTGGCCCAAACACTCCTTGGTCTGTAAGAGACTATACCGAGGTTCTTACCGGAACAAAAGCTGCTCATATCGAACTAATCACTGCGCATGAGGCCAGTGAGGCTGATGCCACGAGTCAAGAAGAAAACTCAGATGATGCTGCATCAACCGCATCGGCGGACGGCACGAGCAACAGCACGGCCTAG
- a CDS encoding DNA cytosine methyltransferase: MARKQKHRPTVVELFAGAGLLSHAFKLEGFDVVQAVEMDSAAAETYRMNLGDHICVGDVREVTPVGRVDVLIAGPPCQGFSTLNQNRKTDVRRELCMEVVRWSEEVRPRFVVVENVATFLESDASQRMEAGLEAQGFMLFKFILDAHDFGVAQRRRRSFVIATRGSKPMIKALRVSNRASTVRDAWRGLSTVPDGKNHHVAPTPSQLAEDRMKAMPKGGGKQDVMANRPDLAPKSWWALGRNATDVWSRLRWDEPANTLRTCLLNPSKGRYIHPKQNRVISIREAARLHSIPDTWKFTGSPTSSARQIGNSVPPLLGRAVARAVRRCG, from the coding sequence ATGGCTCGCAAGCAAAAACATCGCCCCACCGTCGTCGAACTCTTTGCCGGTGCAGGATTACTCAGCCATGCATTCAAGCTGGAAGGGTTCGATGTCGTCCAAGCAGTTGAGATGGACTCGGCCGCTGCCGAAACCTACCGCATGAACCTAGGTGATCATATTTGCGTTGGCGATGTAAGGGAAGTCACGCCAGTTGGGAGGGTTGATGTCCTAATTGCAGGACCGCCATGCCAAGGATTCTCTACCCTAAATCAGAACCGAAAGACTGATGTAAGGCGAGAGCTATGCATGGAAGTTGTCCGGTGGTCTGAAGAAGTTAGGCCTCGGTTTGTTGTCGTGGAGAATGTTGCTACTTTTCTGGAGTCGGACGCTTCTCAACGTATGGAAGCTGGGCTTGAAGCGCAGGGCTTCATGCTGTTCAAGTTCATTCTTGACGCCCATGATTTCGGTGTTGCTCAACGACGGCGACGTTCGTTTGTGATCGCAACTCGTGGCTCGAAACCAATGATAAAAGCATTGCGAGTGTCTAATCGGGCATCGACTGTTCGAGATGCTTGGCGTGGTTTGTCTACAGTCCCTGATGGCAAGAACCATCATGTCGCGCCTACACCGTCTCAACTTGCAGAAGACCGGATGAAAGCAATGCCGAAGGGAGGCGGCAAGCAGGACGTGATGGCTAACCGTCCCGACCTTGCACCAAAATCATGGTGGGCGCTAGGCAGAAATGCTACAGATGTTTGGAGTCGTCTCCGTTGGGATGAACCAGCGAACACATTGCGGACCTGTCTTCTCAACCCTTCAAAAGGCCGGTATATCCATCCCAAACAAAATCGAGTTATCTCAATCCGTGAGGCTGCTCGACTTCATTCGATTCCAGATACATGGAAGTTCACAGGTAGCCCAACCAGCAGTGCAAGGCAGATTGGCAACAGTGTCCCGCCCTTGCTAGGCCGTGCTGTTGCTCGTGCCGTCCGCCGATGCGGTTGA
- a CDS encoding recombinase family protein: protein MIHGKNYSGRSAVLLARASTKKQSLSVEDQINTMERFARREGIEVIATIGQAGVSASNSKYRPDLDEVVNRKLASDDFDLLLVYNMSRFTRARGLEGLAQIQDFHRLGIEVLSCTEKFLPGNNGMIQKSQKTAQNNDFVKDASLVICRGRMKAMRERRALPTTHTPFGTDRFIRNADGTPLHIVRENRDGSQTVFDANDPLRVVREYPASISGKRARYIKSKHDMVELCPGDPEIVEIVLRILRQRHIDGWGAAMIAKKLNEDAIPSCRNKVWNSCIIQKFFRQPAYIGYLVANQMSDALFYRASKDDPIEIEEDISGESEGEMIYRSPEDWFHIDQPMLANYLPDDIRPLAQKEVEYKMRLRAENSNKRREDMKGRPKNRHKQTKYLLTGLLREASTGLPMVGQGGRSKYRYYKIGKAVSSPGIQLPKPNTISVKPVEAATIAALRLALRSARDYKAMIMAEAERQRQAASLSDHKAEKYRQSLADLEADCNLIHRQINIYGEEFGMKLIKDNRDKAEMFKRKLEKAERLNEHWGQDVAERVDEVAQKLVKVSGWITDGPSATNRHLLEIFIADATANTRTKELKLSFRIPRAVFADPAGVSLECGSLYYSTYETNSPDGIPLPSYVFVWDAEAKQYEPPVVLLPAPPPAPLPGETPETAFEVNVDEVGGRAAEASEEKSTLEDRHSDSVVGDLD, encoded by the coding sequence ATGATTCATGGTAAAAACTACTCAGGTCGTAGCGCTGTTCTTCTCGCCCGAGCAAGCACAAAAAAACAGAGTCTTAGCGTAGAAGATCAGATTAATACGATGGAAAGGTTTGCTAGACGAGAGGGGATTGAAGTCATAGCAACTATTGGGCAAGCAGGGGTCTCTGCCAGTAACTCTAAGTATCGCCCCGACTTGGATGAGGTCGTCAACCGGAAGTTAGCATCTGATGACTTTGATCTTTTGCTTGTTTACAACATGTCTCGCTTTACCAGAGCCAGAGGGCTAGAGGGCTTAGCTCAGATTCAAGATTTTCATCGGCTTGGCATTGAGGTTTTATCTTGTACGGAAAAATTTCTGCCGGGTAACAACGGCATGATTCAGAAATCTCAGAAGACCGCGCAGAACAATGATTTTGTAAAAGATGCGAGCTTGGTTATTTGTCGGGGGCGCATGAAGGCCATGCGAGAACGACGGGCACTACCAACAACTCATACTCCATTTGGAACTGACCGATTCATTCGAAATGCCGATGGGACTCCGCTACATATCGTCAGAGAGAATCGGGATGGATCGCAAACAGTTTTTGATGCGAATGATCCACTACGAGTTGTTCGAGAATATCCAGCATCAATAAGTGGGAAGCGAGCCCGGTATATTAAGTCTAAACATGACATGGTTGAACTCTGCCCCGGCGACCCCGAGATAGTCGAGATTGTCCTCAGAATTCTCCGGCAGCGTCACATAGATGGTTGGGGCGCAGCGATGATTGCCAAGAAGTTAAATGAAGATGCTATTCCAAGTTGCAGAAACAAAGTATGGAATTCCTGCATCATTCAAAAATTCTTTCGTCAACCAGCATACATCGGATACCTTGTTGCAAATCAAATGTCGGATGCCTTGTTCTATCGGGCGAGTAAAGATGATCCAATCGAGATCGAAGAAGACATTTCTGGAGAGTCTGAAGGAGAGATGATTTACCGATCTCCCGAAGACTGGTTTCATATTGACCAGCCGATGCTGGCAAACTATCTGCCTGATGATATCAGGCCATTAGCCCAGAAAGAGGTTGAGTATAAGATGCGACTTCGGGCTGAGAATTCAAACAAGCGACGGGAAGATATGAAAGGTCGCCCGAAAAACAGGCATAAGCAAACTAAATACTTACTGACGGGCCTACTTCGAGAGGCCAGCACAGGCTTGCCAATGGTAGGGCAAGGCGGTCGAAGTAAGTACCGATACTACAAAATTGGTAAGGCAGTTTCATCTCCCGGCATTCAGTTGCCAAAGCCTAATACCATTTCGGTAAAGCCGGTTGAGGCAGCTACGATCGCTGCTCTCCGTCTCGCTTTGCGGTCTGCCAGAGACTATAAAGCTATGATCATGGCTGAAGCTGAACGTCAACGACAAGCTGCCAGCCTTTCTGATCACAAGGCTGAAAAGTATAGGCAGAGTCTTGCTGATCTTGAAGCTGATTGCAATCTCATCCATCGTCAGATCAATATCTATGGCGAAGAGTTTGGGATGAAGCTTATCAAAGATAATCGAGACAAGGCTGAGATGTTCAAACGAAAACTTGAGAAGGCAGAACGCCTGAATGAACACTGGGGCCAAGATGTTGCTGAGCGAGTTGATGAGGTCGCGCAGAAGCTAGTTAAAGTCTCGGGCTGGATTACGGATGGCCCTTCGGCGACAAATCGTCATTTGCTGGAAATCTTCATCGCTGATGCGACGGCTAATACGAGGACAAAGGAGCTAAAACTGTCTTTCCGCATCCCTAGAGCAGTTTTTGCTGATCCCGCCGGAGTTAGTCTCGAATGTGGATCATTATACTACTCAACATACGAGACTAACAGCCCTGACGGCATCCCTCTCCCCTCCTACGTCTTCGTTTGGGACGCCGAGGCCAAGCAGTACGAGCCCCCTGTCGTCCTGCTACCCGCCCCGCCGCCAGCTCCTCTGCCCGGCGAGACGCCCGAGACTGCCTTCGAAGTCAACGTAGACGAGGTAGGCGGTCGGGCTGCTGAAGCGTCTGAGGAGAAGTCTACTCTGGAAGACAGGCACTCGGATTCTGTTGTCGGGGATCTTGACTAG
- a CDS encoding site-specific integrase, with product MKWTDSYIVEGTDPLVTIGRADRIDPKTGIRKVSPVYHERFTVDGRQVSRTLHTNNKREAIRRALQRQLGGETAIVPVPSDPEEVVEVVSIGDGLDEYMSVCRSRDLARRTILTYELVIRQIKEMLGKRIARPVSSFSEKDFWTYNQMMLDGGLSPKTRYVRLVTVKQAFKYVHQAGYIEKNPLAPIRMHKPESKQQPCFSVEQVQELLKQADEHTRPIFALMAYTGLRFGEVAELRWADLLLDQGDCGFIRVMRGGSHGLPKNKTSRLVPVHPDLKKVLVEMPRKGERVFYDRILMKPLSQKKLLREIKALCERCGFENSQQYKLHSFRHFFCSWAARQNLSYKYVLGWLGHSDSRIVDLYFTMFDDASHAAMSSLRIDAKQSESKGSR from the coding sequence ATGAAATGGACTGATTCATACATCGTAGAAGGAACTGACCCGCTGGTTACGATCGGCCGAGCAGATCGTATCGACCCAAAGACAGGCATAAGGAAGGTCAGTCCGGTCTATCACGAACGGTTTACCGTTGATGGCAGGCAGGTATCCCGTACCCTTCATACCAACAACAAGCGGGAGGCGATCCGGCGGGCTCTTCAACGCCAACTTGGCGGAGAGACGGCCATCGTACCAGTACCGTCGGATCCCGAAGAAGTTGTTGAGGTAGTCAGCATCGGTGACGGACTGGACGAATACATGTCCGTCTGTCGTAGCCGGGATCTTGCGCGCCGAACGATCCTGACCTACGAGCTGGTCATTCGTCAGATCAAGGAGATGCTCGGCAAACGAATTGCGCGCCCGGTGTCTTCGTTCTCCGAGAAGGATTTCTGGACATACAACCAGATGATGCTTGATGGCGGGCTCTCTCCAAAGACTCGATACGTCCGACTCGTCACTGTCAAGCAAGCGTTCAAATACGTTCATCAGGCGGGCTACATCGAGAAGAACCCGCTGGCCCCAATCCGAATGCATAAACCTGAATCGAAGCAGCAGCCCTGCTTCTCCGTCGAGCAAGTTCAGGAGTTACTGAAGCAAGCAGACGAGCATACTCGCCCAATCTTCGCTCTTATGGCATATACAGGCCTGAGGTTCGGCGAGGTTGCTGAGTTGCGATGGGCGGACCTGCTATTGGATCAGGGGGACTGCGGTTTCATTCGAGTCATGCGGGGCGGATCTCATGGCTTGCCGAAGAACAAGACATCTCGGCTAGTCCCGGTCCATCCAGACTTAAAGAAGGTTTTGGTAGAGATGCCTCGTAAAGGCGAGCGGGTCTTCTATGACCGGATCCTGATGAAGCCGTTGAGCCAGAAGAAGCTTCTTAGGGAGATCAAGGCGCTCTGCGAGAGATGCGGGTTTGAAAATTCTCAGCAATACAAGCTGCATAGCTTCAGGCATTTCTTCTGCTCATGGGCTGCTCGGCAGAACTTGTCATACAAATACGTCTTGGGCTGGCTCGGACATTCCGACAGCCGAATCGTTGACCTCTACTTTACGATGTTCGACGACGCTTCTCATGCTGCAATGTCGTCGTTGAGAATTGACGCCAAACAATCAGAATCAAAGGGGAGCCGCTGA